One Panicum virgatum strain AP13 chromosome 3N, P.virgatum_v5, whole genome shotgun sequence DNA segment encodes these proteins:
- the LOC120664378 gene encoding SNF1-related protein kinase regulatory subunit beta-3 has translation MDQHGRDDHEGVHVVGFEVPPSPDASYNNPIPGNEDEGREPPLVPPHLQHTLLSFPPSQDESSPLPQPQTVVLNHLYIEKENTRSVVALGITHRFRAKFVTVVLYKPVLRR, from the exons ATGGACCAACATGGCAGGGATGACCAT GAAGGGGTCCATGTTGTTGGATTTGAAGTCCCGCCTTCACCGGATGCTAGCTACAACAACCCTATTCCTGGAAATGAAGATGAAGGTCGGGAGCCCCCATTGGTCCCTCCTCATCTCCAGCATACGCTATTGAGCTTCCCGCCAAGCCAAGATGAATCGAGCCCCCTACCTCAACCCCAGACCGTGGTGCTCAACCACCTTTACATCGAGAAAGAGAACACAAGATCCGTGGTTGCTCTGGGGATCACACACCGGTTCAGGGCGAAGTTTGTGACAGTTGTTCTTTACAAGCCAGTGCTGAGGCGGTAG